GTTATTATTTTAACTTATCATAGTGGGCATATTCCCTTTGCGGCCATTGCTATGGCTGTTACGTTTAGCCTGTACGGGTTGATTAAAAAATTTGTACCGGTTTCAGTATTTACTGGGTTAACACTTGAAACAGCGATTATTTTTCCATTTGCGCTTATTTATCTGGTCTTTTTTGCAAAAACGTTTTTCATGAGCTATGCTTTTTCAACAGATATTCTCGTAGCCTTAGCTGGTGTAGTTACAGCTATTCCATTGCTGCTCTTTGCTACAGCTGCCAAAAGAATTAGCTATATAATGGTTGGTTTTTTGCAATACATTGGACCAACACTGATGTTCATTTTAGGTGTTCTATTTTATAAAGAGCAATTTGATCAAGTTCAACTCATTGCTTTTTTATTTATTTGGTTAGCGATTATTATCTTTATGTCCGCCAATATTATGATTGCCAGAAAAATAAAACGGCTCGAACAAGTTAACAAATCACTCAACTAAAAATGTTTTTTTCAAATGAATCCGGGAATAATAAAATAGCTTACTATTTTTGTGCAATGGAGGAATGAACCATGAAAATTGGTATTATTGGTGGAACTGGACGTGTAGGATCAAGGATTTTGGTTGAAGCACTAAGCCGTGGCCATGAAGTGACTGTATTTGTTCGTAATGCCGGGAAAATTTCTCATGATTATAAAGATGTAAATATCATTCAAAAAGATTTATTTCATTTAAAGCTAAGCGATTTTAAAATGCTTGATGTCGTAGTCGATGCTTTTGGCGCACCCGTTGAACAAGCAGAAAATCATGTTTTTGCAACAAAACATCTTATCGCTGTCTTAGAAGATAGAACATTACCACGACTAATCGTTGTCGGCGGCGCTGGAAGCTTGTTTACTGATGAGGAAGGACATCTCCTAGTTGAGTCAAAAGGTTTAAAAGAAAGTCCATACTATCCTACCGCAAAAGCACAAGCAGAAGAATTAACGCTTTTAAAAAATGCAGGAGCAACATTAAACTGGACTTATCTAAGTCCTCCTGCTGTTTTTGAACCAGGTGAAAAAACGGGCAGCTATCAAGTAGGCAAGGATCATCTCCTCTTTGATGCTGACGGAAATAGTCATATCAGCATGGAAGATTACGCAATAGCAGTTCTTGATGAAATAGAGCTTCCACAAAACTTAGGATCTCGTTTTACAGTCGCTGCGAAATAAAAAATGGAAGAGTCTAGATCACAAGCGGATTATCGCTTGATGCCCTAGACTCTTTTATGTTCTAAATGTCACATCCATTATTTAAGCCCTCAATATTTTTGCAAGGGGCTTCCCTTTACTTAATTCATCAATGAGTTTATCTAAATAACGAATCTTCTGCATTATCGGGTTTTCAATTTCTTCAACACGCACGCCACAAATTACCCCTTTAATTAATTCTGCATTTGGATTAAAATGCGGAGCTTCTGCAAAGAATGTTTCAAAATCAACACCCGTTATTATTTGTTCATCTAGCATGGTTTGATCATACCCTGTTAACCAATAAATAATTTCATCCACTTCCGCTTTCGTCCGTTGTTTGCGCTCAGCCTTTTTAATATAAAGTGGATAAACACTTGCAAAGCTTGTTGTGAAAATTTTAGGCTTTGGCATTCATTTTCCTCCTACGATCTTAATGACATTCTCCATCAGAAGAATGTTTTTCAGTACGTACAGTTTGAGCAGCTGTTTTTACTGTTTGAGCTAAATTTCCGACCGGGTCACTTTCACACGCTTTTTTAACCGTATTCTCTATTTTTTCTACAGGGCTGCTTGACCTTACTTTTTTCACAGTATTGGCGATGCAGTTGCATCTTTCATGTGTCTTTTTCTCAGCAAACATGTGGTCTTCTTGACCTTCCATTTGTTTTCGCGCAATAGAAAGCATTAATTTTATCCGATTTAATTGATTTACTGAGCTTGAGCCTGAATCGTAATCAATCGACATAATATTGGCATGTGGATATAGCTTTTTTAATCCCTTAATCATGCCACGCCCTGTAATATGATTTGGTAAGCAAGCAAATGGCTGTAGACAAGCAATATTTGGCACATGATGATCTAGTAACTCAAACATTTCACCCGTTAAGAACCAGCCCTCACCCATTTTATTCCCAAGTGAAAGTAATTGACTTGCTTTCTCAGCAAGAACCTCAATACTTTCTGGTGCTTCAAAACGCTGGCTATTCCTAAAAGCATCACTAATCGGTTTCCGAAAATGATTGATGGTAGGGATTGCAATGCTTTGCTTAACAAATGATTTTACTTTTGAACGACCAAAAGCATTTACAGCAAAATGCTCATCATAACAGCAATAAAGCAAGAAATCCATCAAATCAGGAACAACAGCTTCTCCTCCTTCAGATTCAATCACATCGACAATCTTATGATTAGCACCTGGATGAAATTTAACAAGAATCTCACCAACAACGCCAACACGTGGTTTCTTTTCATCACAAAGAGGCAATGTATCAAAAGCAGTGACGATTTCTTTTGCAAATTGTTTATAAGCTCCAAAAGAATAATGACGCATTAATTTTTTCCCTTGTGTGAGTAATTTTTGATAAAGTTCATTCGCACTTCCTGATACAGCTTCATACGGTCTTGTCCGATATAACATCTTATCTAGCGCATCGCCAATAGCAAGTCCAGCCATAAAACGAGTTAATATTTTTGGTGTCATTTTGAAACCAGGTTGTTTTTCTAAACCACTTGCATTAAGTGAGATAACAGGAATATGATTTAAATCGGCTTCATTCAATGCTTTTTTCAACATAGAGATGTAATTGGTAGCTCGGCATCCACCGCCAGTTTGTGTCATTAAAACAGCGGTTTTATTCAAATCGTACTCCCCATGTTTTAGAGCATCCATCATTTGTCCAATTGTTAAAATTGCTGGATAACAAGCATCATTATTTACATAACGCAAGCCTTCATCAACAGCTCTTGGTGTGACAGCTGGTAAGATCTCTAGCGCTAAACCACACGCTTTTCCTGCTGCTTCAAGTAACGCAAAATGTGTAGGAGCAAGCTGCGGCGCTAAGATCGTATAGTTTTGGCGCATTTCTTTTGTAAATTGTGGCTGTTCTTTTGGTCGCAACATAGCTTCTGGCTTAATTTGATGATGTTCACGCTCGTTAATGGCTGCTTTTAGCGATCTAATTCGAATACGTGCCGCGCCAAGGTTGTTGATTTCATCAATTTTAAGCAATGTGTAAACTTTATTATGCCCTTCGATAATTTCCTGACACATATCCGTTGTAATCGCATCTAAGCCACAGCCAAATGATGTTAATTGAACAAATTCTAGATCGTCTCTGCTTGCAGCAAAGCTAGCCGCCCGATACAAGCGTGCATGATATTTCCACTGATTTTCAACACGCAATTTATGTTTGATTTCACCTAGATGAGCAATCGCATCTTCTGTTAAAACGGCCATACCGTTCATTGTAATAAGCTCTGGGAGGCCATGATTGATTTCTGGATCAATATGGTAGGGGTGCCCAGCTAAAACAATGCCTTTGACATGGTTTTTTGCAAGATAATGGAGTGCACTTTCACCTTCTCTTTGAATATCTTTTCGACATGCCTCTGCTTCTTTTAGTCCAGCTACTACAGCCCGCTTCATTTCATCAGCAGGAATTTCTGGAAAAGTCTGTTGCATCGTTCGAATAAACGCTTTCTCATT
This DNA window, taken from Listeria sp. PSOL-1, encodes the following:
- a CDS encoding DUF2200 domain-containing protein — its product is MPKPKIFTTSFASVYPLYIKKAERKQRTKAEVDEIIYWLTGYDQTMLDEQIITGVDFETFFAEAPHFNPNAELIKGVICGVRVEEIENPIMQKIRYLDKLIDELSKGKPLAKILRA
- a CDS encoding NAD(P)-dependent oxidoreductase, with translation MKIGIIGGTGRVGSRILVEALSRGHEVTVFVRNAGKISHDYKDVNIIQKDLFHLKLSDFKMLDVVVDAFGAPVEQAENHVFATKHLIAVLEDRTLPRLIVVGGAGSLFTDEEGHLLVESKGLKESPYYPTAKAQAEELTLLKNAGATLNWTYLSPPAVFEPGEKTGSYQVGKDHLLFDADGNSHISMEDYAIAVLDEIELPQNLGSRFTVAAK
- the rarD gene encoding EamA family transporter RarD, translated to MEQKYGEKLTGFLAGAFAYTIWGILPIYWKLIGGVPASEILAYRILWSFVFMVLFIAILNKTAETWREIKTIFTHPKTAILITFAAILITANWFIFIFTVNSGHVTEASLGYYINPLVNVLIATLFLKEKLSYVELTAVLFAIVGVIILTYHSGHIPFAAIAMAVTFSLYGLIKKFVPVSVFTGLTLETAIIFPFALIYLVFFAKTFFMSYAFSTDILVALAGVVTAIPLLLFATAAKRISYIMVGFLQYIGPTLMFILGVLFYKEQFDQVQLIAFLFIWLAIIIFMSANIMIARKIKRLEQVNKSLN